The sequence GTTGAATTAATCATGTATTGCAGGATTATCAAACACAATGATATTCCTCTTCACAAGTGCTTTTCATTTCATTGCAAATCCTCTTTAGTGTGAGACTAACCCAAACTGTTGTGTGCAGAGAGACAGCAAGGGACCGAGATAAACTGAAGGAGATGGGCATCACACACATCCTAAACGCTGCAGCCCCGAAGAAGAACCTGAAGTTCCTGTTGGGAATGGCAAGAGAGAAAGACCTTCTAGGAACGGTCAATACCGGGTCCAGATATTACAGAGGCTTGCAGATCACGTACTGTGGCTTGCCTTCGTCGTACAGACACTGTTCTGACATCAGCGAGTACTTCATACCAGCTGCCAAATTCATTGACAAGGCCTTGAGGAACCCAATGAGTAAGAGCTGACACACACACTTCCCATTTCTTTTCTTTAATCAAGTGTCCTACAGTCAACAATGAGGTTTTGGaccgtctgtctgtttgtctttgcTCAGGTAAGGTGCTGATTCACTGCACGCAGGGTCTCAGCCACTCTGTGACTCTGTTTCTGGCGTATCTGATGATCTGTCATGACATGATGGTGGAGGAGGCCATCGATCACGTCATGAAGGTGAGACGCATCAGGCCCTGGTTTGGTCATCTGAGGAAGCTGCTGTTCCTCAACGCTGAGCTTGTGCTGCAGAGAAAACTGAAGCTGCAGGGAAAAGAACCAGAGAGAAAGAGGCAAAAATGGCAGATAAAAACAAAATAGAGCTCAGATAAAATAGTGTACAAATAAAGAATGGTGCAcaggttaaaaaaatacaaatacatgtatgcacagataaaaaaaaatgttgcacagaaaaaaaaagaaaagtaaagagaAAAATACAGCACAGGTGAAATACAACACTGAGAATAAATAatgcacagataaaaaaaaaacagagcaaaaataaaatagttcTCCTATAAAAAAGTGCAATGATTAAAAACCACAGCACAGatcaaaaatgttgtttaaaaacaaGTGCACAGATAATTTGGCAAAATAAGTATAATTATTCAATAATTACAAATacttgaaatgtattaaatatatgatattttgtaaagcattgttgtaagtgtgtgtgatttCTGACTTCCATCATTACTAAGAGCTAACACCAAGCTTGTGTTAAAAATAGTAAGTGTTTTACTGAGGCTGGGCTGCTATTATATTAGATGTTTCCTAAATGAGTTTTTCCTCAGTATATATAATCAAAATACAACATTACCACAAACAATTACCTAGGTATTTTCCACTGTAAATATGCTGTATGCGTGACTCTTACTTTATTACTTATGACATGATTTAAATTTCATAGACTGATCATTCACTTGAGGACTtttgaataaaacaatatataataatagagaCACATGGATGGTGTTATCAGCACTTTAATAGAAGAAcaaccaaatgtttttaaaagcacaaaGCATCAATCTGTAAATGAGAACCGGTTACATTTGGGAACATTTACTGGTTGAATTTGGTAACGGCCGGCCAGCCTGTGTTGGAGCGGATCCATTCAAAATAATGCGCCACTTTAGTGTAGATGCCGAGATGATTGGGTTCGCTGCATTTATTTCCCCAGCTCATTATTCCCCACACATATGACAAACCAGACGTGTCCGTGCACACCAGTGGCCCTCCGGAGTCACCCTGACACGAGTCCACCCTCCCGTCCAGGTCACCTGACACAGAACAACCAATGACAGTGTTATTCGacagagatgatgacatcactgaattcagtgatgaactgcctttaactatcattttgcattattgacacactgtttccctaataaatgttgttcagttgctttgacgcaatgtattttgtttaaagggggggtgaaatgctatttcatgcatactgagttttttacactgttaaagagttggattcccatgctaaacatggacaaagtttaaaaaattaagttgtacgtttgaaggagtatttctgttccaaaaatactccttccggtttgtcacaagtttcggaaggttttttcgagtatggctctgtgtgacgttagatggagcggaatttccttatatgggtcctgaggcacttctgccggaagagcgcgcgctccgtatagcagagcactgagagcacaacagacttcactgatcagagcgagagcgtcgccaaatgtcacaaaagaagtgtgtttttggttgccagggcaagacaaccctgcacagattaccaaaagagaaacagcattaagggaccagtggatggagtttatttttacagagcatcaacggagttgagcaagtgtttgtgtttgttccctgcatttcgaagatgcttgttttacaaacaaggcccagtttgacgacggatttgcacatcgtttatttcttaaggataatgcagtcccaacgaaaaagggtcacgatcgtgtgttggaaccacatgcggtgagtaaaactgcttcaaatatctctgtgttgttaacttagctatcggcgcgtaagcacatcaagtaaacaacatgcgatgttgtcatcaaactgcattttccacatgtacagcttaaaaaaaaaaaaaaaaaaaaaaaaagacgacataaagtggaacttagtcattttccaaaaccgctaagcaaatatatacagtttcagtacataccacatagagacgtcgttgctgctgctgctcttgttaaatttcagcctctggatctggttctggatcataaataaacggctgaatctgactgtaagccatggtttgttttggatgatggttttccctcacggtaatgtcacaggttccacacgctctcaacacaaaagcttactagcgctcatgattctttagctccgcccacacgtcacgcctccagtcggtcgtgtttttccgggaaaaattggtacagactatctttctcttatgaatataataaaaataaatacttttggagttatgaaggatgcagtactactctataggtactcaagattaacaggatattgagtgaaaatgagcatttcacccccccccccccccctttaaagcgctatataaataaaggtgcctTGACATAGGCACTGATTACAATATTTATGCACAATTTTTATATGCACTTCGAACTAAATTTCATCTGCACCACTTTATTGACATCTTTGTGCCTTTTTGGAGCCATATTTTTGTAATTGCTTGGAAAAGAGTGAATGAtacagtaaagaaaagaaaaagaaaaggaaatactGCATTGGAAATATGCAACTGGAAGAGttgcattttataaatgcattgcgaaaaaaatataaataaatgtaatttattaaatattaataaatataaatgagtgttgaataaaactaaacatttaacaGTAGTTTTCACTTCACAGCAAATCCTTTGCATTTAACTGTATGCAGAACAGAACGGCAATGAAAAGGTTCAAACATACCTGCACACTCCATTCCTGCGAGGAAACGGTCCTTGAAGTAATGCTCGCAGTCGCCAACAAGCGTCACATTTGCCCATTTCAGAGTCGCTCCTGACCatccaaacacacagagagacaatAAGACCTCAAACTCCAGCACATACCCCTCCTGATGTCTTTAGGTAGTCTTTGACCGGCAGCCAAACCTCTGCCCCAGCCGGAGACGGTGCAGGTGTCGTTGGGCTGGAACTGTTGGGTGGACCAGGGAACGCAGACAGCTCGGACCGCTGAATTGTCCAGCATGCACTTGTCCGAAAGTTGCACCTCCTCCAGCTGCACCAAAGCGATGTCGTTGGCATAGGTTTGAGGGTTATATTCATGATGGATGATGATGTTCTTCACCGGGACAATATCCGTCGTCGACTGCGAACGATGCTTCTTCCAGAGAGAGAACTTGATGCGGAAGGACTTGGGTTTGGGCCTAGAGGCGTGCAAACATGCTGGTGAATCGGTGGAGACTAAACAACGTTCGGCTAATTTGGGACTTGTGGTGATTGGCTGTACCTGACGCAGTGTGCGGCGGTCAAAACCCAGCATCCACCCAAATACACCCCTCCGCAGCGGATCGAACCTTCATCCTGAATGGCCACCTGCCACTGTATCTGAGTCTGCAGGGCAAAGGTCACACAGAGGTCATTTCTTACCTGCTTGCATCAGATTTCCTAGTGcctattattatttaactgttaaatatttaactcagaaaaaaatggtatctgtgaggatttcctgagactgctctccttagagttacaaatgatctgctcttatcatctgatcgtgggtgtatctctctattagttttattggatcttaatgctgcgtttgacacaattgaccacaacattcttttgcatagattgaacactttgttggcattaatggaagtgcattagcatggttcagaTTATACTTATCTTAACTCaacaattcgtagcagtgaatgaagatgtatcatatcaatcacaagtgcagtatagaGTACCTCAAGGCTTAGTACTAGGTCCGCTACTCTTCACAATTCATATGTTACCCTTAGGCGATATTATCAGGagacatggtgttagctttcactgttatgctgatgatactcagctctgaCTTGAAATGTTAAACtgcattgttgttattgtttaaacTATGACAAATATTGATCTCAAGTACTGATTATGTTCTTTGTTGATGGGTAAAAGTTTCACTCGGTGtgttaaaatggttaaatatattttcatcacATTATGTAGACTACGTTTCAATACGTGTGCAGCGCACTTGCATAGAGAGGCTCCGCCCACGCtttcttctgattggctgtgatttttGCATcatgtgtttgttcatgtttttgcatcTCTGACATAAGCATCATGACTTGTAAAGTTGCTTTCACATTGTACAATATAAATTAGATTTGGCTTGGTTTTGGTACTTGGCTCGTAATGTGCTGCAGTTTCATAAAACATTGTTCAGTAGCTGTGTGTTGTATTGTTAGTGTCTGGACTGACCGGTAAAGTCTCTTCCCATCCTGCTGAACGTTTCCAGCGTTGATCGTGATCATCCTGTCTGTTGGGAATGCCACACTGCAGCTGGCTTTCTGCAGACGAACGCATTCCTCTGAtctctggaacaacatgaaggtgagttattatctttatgattttaaatcatgTGAATACACTCTTAAAATTTTGTTCCAAACACTTgctatgcaaaatatatatatatatatatatatatatatatatatatgtatatatatatatatatatgtatatatatatatatatatatatatgtatatatatatatatatatatatatatatatgagttgaGAGACCGATGAGCTTTTACTTACCTGACATTGGATCTGTAAAAGTGTTTTCTATTGCTTTGTCAGTTTCTGTAACTAAatgaagaaaacacaaaaaaccACCTGATTCTACATTCAAGAACTGAGTCCTGAATCTTTTGGTGTTTTTGAGCAATAATgagattttaaatgaattcaCTAACCTTCGAGTTCATCTTCTCCTCCCAGACAGTCCCTGATTCCATCGTTGACGGCGTAATGGGGAACACAGACACCCGATTTACAGAGGAACGCCTGACCCTGGCATTCTTCACACAACAGAAACAGGAAATCAAGATTATCAGTCTGCTTTATGCCAGCAATGCTAAAAACATTGATTCATGTTCCACTAAAGACCCTTGATGAAATCACTTGAATGCACTGGAGAAAAAACATCATATTCCAAAAGCTTAAATGTAAGTGATATTTTTGAGTTttatatttgaagtttttttttgtgtgtgtgtgtattttgtacatttgttttgcttagctttattaatgttgtttaatgtcagttaatattTTAAGCATTATTAGGTTAGGTAAATTATCACATTTGCtaattatttgcaaaaataatttGCGCCTTATTTAGAAACAGCGACATGAAGGGAACAACAGGATTGTTGAAAACTGCACAAAATTTGTTTATTGGATGCACTggattaaattatgttttagtttAAAATTCCTCggcttattttttatatttccataaaaatgacaaaagttaatttttgcatattttagttcagttttaacatgaaatgaatgcattttaattattatgattaaaatattttaacataaagaATAGTATCATACCATTAAGATAACCTGAGAAATATTGTTAATGTAAATTGAAAACAGAGTTGGTGCTAACACTGAGCCCTGAGGGACACCTTTATTAAACGTTAATGGTTTAGATAATTGTTGATGAATCTTTACATATTGGgatctaataaataatatatatataaatgtataatgcatttcatgacaattttttcttttatttagaaCAACAGACAGGATTGTGGGAAACAGAAAGAGGACTGATAATGCCAGACTCACTTTGGCAGCACATCTCGTCACTGTTGTCTCCACAGTCATCAACACCATCGCAGGGTTTTCCATGGATTAAACACTTCCCATTCACACAGAGAAACTTCTTACATTCATCTACACAGAGAAAACCCATCAATGTGAGTGAAAAGAGTGTCAGAACAACAGAttagcattaaacattaaaatgatgaCTGCATTTCAGAGCAACCGGCACATGGAGTTTCCTCATAACACTTTATAGCGGCCACCCCAGTTTTGATAGGCTCTGGATTATAGATTGTGCACTCAGCCAATGAGAGCTCAGATCCGGTGCAGCGAACCCTCATACACTCTTTCGACCATTCAACAGCTTCATCTAGAGACCCATATGGGATGTTAGATGCCACCTCTGCTCCTCTGAGAGACAGAAAGAATAAGATAAGCAGTCGCTGTGTGTTGAGAGAAAAGATGTCttgtgttcaggtgtgtttacCTGTCGACTCCCTTAGCGTTTCGGCAAACGACATTTGCTGCTGCCATATTCCAGCCGTTGCCACATACCAGCATTTTCCCCAATTTAGTTTTAATCTCCACCACATTATTAGAGCCAGAGACCATCACATCCACCTTCTCTTCCGCTGGACACAAATATTAAGGTTCACCATAAGAAGATTTTCTTTAAAGAACCCAGACACTGTTATGAAGAGCCTTTAACAAAGCagttcagatttggagaaatgtagcattgcattacaCTGTCAGTAAATGGGGgccgtcagaatgacagtccaaacagctgataaaaacatcacaataatcagctgcttggactctcattctgacggcacccattcactgcagagcatacaCTGCTGAGACAGTTATggaattattattcattattttattttttaattaggttTAGATTTAAAAATGCAATCACACAAGTTTGACCCTGATTAAAGTTCATGTCTCACCTTTGCAGGTTTGGCTGAAGTGTGAGAAAGTGGGACTCTTGGTTCTGCAGGAGATTGCATTGGCCTCACACATGGAGTAATATTCGGATCCGTCCAGCGTGCAGGCTTTAATTTTCTGCTGTGGACATTTATTAGGCGTCTTACAGACACACTGTCCTGCGATGCATCGTCTCCATGGAGGACAGAAGACTTTAGAGCAGGACAGCCGAGTGTAGTTCTGATCCAGACATTGGGCCGGACCCAAGAAATCCTCATCAGGTACTTCTGCATGATTGAGCTGTGAGTAAACCATGGGTTTTAATGCTTTTGAGGCAGTTTGGGGATTTTCAGTTCTCAAAGTCAATAAGCTTTTCGAGTGTTATtgagactaaaataaaaatattaactgcAAATTCATTCAAAGAAATTTGCAATTTTAACCTCATCCTTCGACACAGGAGTCGAGTTCAAAGCATGTTGGCttcatgtataaattatatagatttaaaaataatgaacaaataaaaaactgatcTTTACAgcattgtttattttgtgatatctTTTGCAGTCCTTGACACTGTGATCAAGATTCCATTGTAGTTGTCATCATGACTCGTTTTCAGAGTTAACAAGATAAATTACTGCATTAATCATTGAATTTGATCAGATTCACAAACTCACTGCAGTCTGGAAGAGAAGACACATGAAGCAAAAAACAGCCCTCATGATTCGTCTGTTCTTCTCTTCGTCCTGTCCCTGACTCAGTCGCATAGTCAAATGATTAACCTCTGAAGCCACACTGAATCAGACAGAAGGGAAGGGCGGAGAAACAGCAGCTTCTGCCCGAAAAGGTCCGAGCTGTTGGTCAATATCAGAGTTTTGCATTAGTCGATAAAAACTGTTTATTCAGTCAGTAAAAACAAGGCTACAGAAAGAAAACTATGTAAGTGAATGAGCAAAGGGATCAGAAAAAACTTTCTCAACCCTAAAAACTTTGAATCCCCACTTCGACCTGTTCTTTTTGTGAATCAAACATGGTAGTCAATGTACAGAAGTCAGTTTCCAATaccgaataaaaaataaaacaaggtaattgcgactttttatctcaaataTCTTGCGAATCTGAGTTTATGGAATTGCCTAATATAAATTAGCAATTTTAAGTTATAAAGTCGAAACTGAGTTATaaagtcaggattgcgagatataaactcccaatttttatttttttttctcacaattgtgagtttatatcgcgcaattctaatttttttttctaacaattgAGTTTATATCGCGCAAtcctgactttcttttttctcacaattgagaGTATATTGTGCATTTCTGACtttgtttttctcacaattgagtttatatcgcgcaattctgactttcttttttctcacaattgagaGTATATCGCGCAATTCTGACTTAGTTTTTCTCACAATTGACAGTTTATATCGCggaattctgactttctttttttctcacaattgtgagtttatatcgcgcaattctgactttcttttttctcgcaattgagAGTATATTGTGCAtttctgactttcttttttttctcacaattgagtttatattgcgcaattctgactttcttttttctcacaattaagAGTTTATATTGCGcaattctgactcttttttttctcacaattgtgagtttatatcgtGCAATTCTGACTTTCCTTTTTCTCACAATTGAGAGTATATTGCgcatttttgacttttttttctcacaattgagtttatatcgcgcaattctgactttcttttttctcacaattgagtttatatcgtgcaattctgactttctttttttcttacaattgtgagtttatatcgcacaattctgactttcttttttctcacaattgagagtttatatcgcgcaattctgactttcttttttctcacaattgagagtttatatcgcgcaattctgactttcttttttctcacaattgagagtttatatcgcgcaattctgactttctcttTTCTCACAATTGAGAGTTTATATtgcgcaattctgacttttttctcacaattgcaagtttatatcgcacaattaaaaatcatataaaaataagttttaatttcttGTTCAGATATCAGACTGTGCAGATAGTTTATTCTCTCTATATTTATCAGTATTTACTTTATTACTAGTTAGTGTGAATATATTGTGCGCAAATGTTAAACGAGGAACATGCCTGAATTGCACAATGTCATTTGCagtattaaacaacaacaactgaaggTACAGCAGAGTGTAAATAAACATTGAATTTGTTCAATCAATAACCTGCATTTCAATCTCAGTCACAAACTAAACATACTTCTGGACTGAACAGAAATCAAAGTATTGTAAGACTGAAACAAATATGAACAGATCATCTGCAAGGAGTCAGAAACATTGTGAAACTGGGTGAATTAGTGTTAAACAAAACTGAGAATTGATGGATCTACACTTGTGCCTTATTcaagtaataaatataatatatgctGAATTAATACCTTCAAATGTTTCCATCAACAACAAGTTATGAGCTCTGATCATTTATAGTGGTTCACAAACAGGTCAGTCCTACATTACACTGAATAACGTAAAGTAgatctgaatattagcaggaaCATGGAAACTTTGCAGTTAACTACTTTAGATGAAGGCACCTTGTGTCTGTATATTATAATGTGAAATGATTCTCCAAAAACAAGTCGACCAAATGTTTCaagatgtttagatgtttttttccAGCATAAAGTCGTTGCCCACTTGACAAGTGCTCGTTTAATAAGAAACAAATCATTAGAAACAATCAGGCAACGAGCTTCATGAAACAgaaatgtgcatgtgtttgaatGTACTAAATCGGCAAACTTCAGCACTTTTATACataatgcatattatttttgcctttttttcccAGTACAAAATCTAAACTTTCttaaaagatacatttacttaaaatgcaagatatatatatatatatatatatatatatatatatatatatatatatatatatatatatatatatatataaatatctcttcaccattaaaacaagaaatattatctggaaaatatcagaaaaattaagaaaaaaattaaacaagtttatttttaattctaaattatgattttttttttcatgaaacaaaacaaaatcttgaGTAACTTTGCTGTTCAAGTAAATCTATTAAATCAGTTTTTAGATTTGTACTGGGAAAATAACAAGAATACtgaggaaaaatgttttttttttgcttgtttactccagaataacagaaaaaaaaaac is a genomic window of Carassius auratus strain Wakin chromosome 23, ASM336829v1, whole genome shotgun sequence containing:
- the LOC113041663 gene encoding complement factor I-like isoform X1, with the protein product MRLSQGQDEEKNRRIMRAVFCFMCLLFQTALNHAEVPDEDFLGPAQCLDQNYTRLSCSKVFCPPWRRCIAGQCVCKTPNKCPQQKIKACTLDGSEYYSMCEANAISCRTKSPTFSHFSQTCKAEEKVDVMVSGSNNVVEIKTKLGKMLVCGNGWNMAAANVVCRNAKGVDRGAEVASNIPYGSLDEAVEWSKECMRVRCTGSELSLAECTIYNPEPIKTGVAAIKCYEETPCADECKKFLCVNGKCLIHGKPCDGVDDCGDNSDEMCCQKCQGQAFLCKSGVCVPHYAVNDGIRDCLGGEDELEVTETDKAIENTFTDPMSEIRGMRSSAESQLQCGIPNRQDDHDQRWKRSAGWEETLPTQIQWQVAIQDEGSIRCGGVYLGGCWVLTAAHCVRPKPKSFRIKFSLWKKHRSQSTTDIVPVKNIIIHHEYNPQTYANDIALVQLEEVQLSDKCMLDNSAVRAVCVPWSTQQFQPNDTCTVSGWGRGATLKWANVTLVGDCEHYFKDRFLAGMECAGDLDGRVDSCQGDSGGPLVCTDTSGLSYVWGIMSWGNKCSEPNHLGIYTKVAHYFEWIRSNTGWPAVTKFNQ
- the LOC113041663 gene encoding complement factor I-like isoform X2, with product MRLSQGQDEEKNRRIMRAVFCFMCLLFQTALNHAEVPDEDFLGPAQCLDQNYTRLSCSKVFCPPWRRCIAGQCVCKTPNKCPQQKIKACTLDGSEYYSMCEANAISCRTKSPTFSHFSQTCKAEEKVDVMVSGSNNVVEIKTKLGKMLVCGNGWNMAAANVVCRNAKGVDRGAEVASNIPYGSLDEAVEWSKECMRVRCTGSELSLAECTIYNPEPIKTGVAAIKCYEETPCADECKKFLCVNGKCLIHGKPCDGVDDCGDNSDEMCCQKCQGQAFLCKSGVCVPHYAVNDGIRDCLGGEDELEETDKAIENTFTDPMSEIRGMRSSAESQLQCGIPNRQDDHDQRWKRSAGWEETLPTQIQWQVAIQDEGSIRCGGVYLGGCWVLTAAHCVRPKPKSFRIKFSLWKKHRSQSTTDIVPVKNIIIHHEYNPQTYANDIALVQLEEVQLSDKCMLDNSAVRAVCVPWSTQQFQPNDTCTVSGWGRGATLKWANVTLVGDCEHYFKDRFLAGMECAGDLDGRVDSCQGDSGGPLVCTDTSGLSYVWGIMSWGNKCSEPNHLGIYTKVAHYFEWIRSNTGWPAVTKFNQ